Within Pseudomonas cichorii, the genomic segment GCCCACAAGCAAAAGGCGTATGCCGATGCGATCTGACTTGCCGCCACTGCTGCTGATCAACGTGGTGGGCCTGACACCCGGCTTGCTGGGCGAAGCCACACCGCAGATCAATGCCTTGCTCAAAAATGCGCAGATGACCAGCTTGCAGCCGGTGTTTCCGGCGGTGACTTCCACTGTCCAGGCGTCCATCCTTACCGGCCAGCCGCCGTCGAAGCATGGCGTTGTCGGCAATGGCTGGTATTTCCGCGATCAGGCCGAAGTGCGTTTCTGGCTGCAGCCCAACGATCTGATACAGGGCGAAAAGGTCTGGCACGCTCTCAAGCGTGAGCATCCGGAGTTTCGCAGCAGCCAGTTGTTCTGGTGGTTCAACATGTACGCCGACGTGGATGCCGCCATCACGCCACGCCCCCACTACCCTGCTGACGGCCGCAAAATGTTCGGTCTGTATTCGTCACCGGCGTCCCTGCACGAAGTCATCGAGCAGCAGATTGGCGAATTTCCGTTTCCTGGCTTCTGGGGGCCAGCCGCCGGCATCGCGTCCAGTCGCTGGATAGTGGATTGCGCCATGGCCGAATTCCGCATCAACCGGCCCAATCTGCAACTGGTCTATCTGCCGCACCTGGATTACAGCCTGCAACGCCACGGGCCGGATCATCCGTCGATTGCCGATGAAGTCAGGGCCATCGACCATGAAGTCGGACGCTTGCTGGCCTTCGCCGAACAGCAAGGTGCCAAGGTCATGCTGCTTTCGGAATACGGCATAGAAGCGGTTCAGCAATCGGTGTCGATCAATCGGGTACTGCGCTCGGAAGGCTTGCTGCACGTGCGACAGTCCCTGTCCTGGGAACTTCTGGATCCGGGTGCCAGTGCGGCCTTTGCCGTTACCGACCATCAGATCGCCCATATCTACGTGAAACGGGCGCAAGACATCCCCAAAGTGAAAGCCCTGTTGCAGCGCCAGCCAGGCATCGAGCAGGTGCTGGATAAAACCGAACAGCAGGCCTGGCAACTCGATCACCCTCGCAGCGGCGAGCTGGTGGCCATCGCAGAGGCCGGTTTCTGGTTCGATTACTACTACTGGTTCGATGATCGCAAGGCGCCCGACTTTGCCCGCACCGTGGATATTCATCGCAAGCCCGGTTACGACCCGCTGGAGCTGTTCATCGACCCGGCCATTCGTTTCCCGAAACTGAAAGTGGCGCGCCGCCTGCTGCAGAAAAAGCTCGGCTTTCGCTACTACATGGACTTGATCCCTCTCGATACCCGACTGATTCGCGGCAGCCATGGACGCTTGCCCAGCGACGAACAGTCAGGCCCGTTACTTATTACAAATTGCGAACTGCAGCTGCCGGAGCGTCTTCCTGCAACCGCCGTCAAGCAACTGCTTCTGGAGTACTTCCGGGGGCACCAACACCGTGATCAGGCCAATGCCAAGGAGATTTCATGCGGCGAGCCCTTTGTGTAACCGTTCTAAGTGCCGTGGCCGGTCTGGCTCAGGCTCAGACGCCGACCCCAGCCAACTTCGATTGCACCAACCTTTTCAAGTTTGGCACCAGCCCCGCCACGACCTGGACTGCATTCCAACAGAGCCCTGAAACCATGGCCTGGAACTGGTTTGCCTGCCTGAACCAGCCCGCAGCCCAAGGCAACCCCAATCGTGTCTGGGAAACCCTCAAGCCCAGCGATCAGGTCTATCTGGGCAATGGCGCACAGCCTCTGCCCTATGCCCAGCGCGAACCGTTGCCAGCCGAGGTGAAAGACAAGGCCCAACAACTGGGCCTGAACATGCAGCGCGCGTTCCAGAACCTGGACAGCGTGCAGCAGGTGGACGGGCTGATTCTGCAAATGGGCAACCAGGTGCCTGCAGCGCAACGGGGCCAGCCGGTGCGTTTTCACCTGCAGATGAGTGAAGACACCTTCAATTACATCATGCAGCAAAAGGTCTACAACGCGAACGGCCAGGCGGCCCTGACCAGCAGCCTGAACTTTCCCTCCACAGCCTGGGAGCTGAAAACTTCCTGGCTGTGGATCGGTGCCGATCAGACTTTCATGCAGCAACTGACCAATGATGGTTACTACATCATTCAGGCCTATTACCTGGAGGACGACGAGAAAACCTATAACGTTGGTTATGCAGCCCTCAGTGGTATGCACGTCATCAACAAGCTGTCGCCAAGCTGGGTCTGGACCACCTTTGAAAACAAGAACAACAGCAAGTACAGCGTGACCAATGACACGCCGGCAAAGCCCATGACCAATATCACCGGGCCAACAGCGGCGGCAAAACCGGTCAACGCCACTTTCCAGGCTCAATACCCTGCGCTGGCGCAATACGAATTGATCGGCGTCCAGTATCAGAACGACGGACAGTTGCTGGCCAACTCGCAACTGGAGTCGGCTTTCCAGAGCAATTCCGACTGCCTGGCCTGTCACAGCACAGCGGCCTATTCAACGAAGACCAAGACTTATTTCAACTTTGCGCTCGACCAGAATGGCGGCCTCGCCTACCCGGTCAAGGAGCTGCCCGAGTCGGCCTATGCCGGTTACGAAAAACTGGACTTCGTCTGGTCGCTGAAACGCGCCCAGTGGCAACGACCTTAAGGAGCATGACCCTATGAGCGTGTTGAATTTCCCCCGTATCTATTTCAATGGCCACATGTTCTGGAACCCGCCGACGGCCAACAACAACGACATGTTTCCGCTGTACGACGCGGTCAAGATGCAGATGAACTGGCCGTTTCTGGCCGAGTACGGCATCACCCCCGAAAACGCCGCCAGCACTCTGCTGCCCTGGACCATCGCACCGATTCCCACCGTTCCAGACTATGTGCTGCAAGTACCCGGCAACGCTGCGGCGAGCGGTATCCCTGGCGAATGGAACCTGTTTGGCGATAACAGCTGCGGCACGGTCAGCCACAACCTCACCCAGTCGCTGGTCATCGGTGGCGAGTTGCAGACCAACAGCTACATCAGCCAGGACAACCTGGTCAACAAGAGCTACCAGTTGACAGGCAACCCCTTTGGCGGCACGGCACCCTCCGCGGCACGTTTCGTTGATGTCAGCCCCTGGCAGAACACATTCACGGCGCTGTACTTCGACAATCTGGTCATAGGCGACAGCCAGTGCGGCCTGACCCTCAATCGCCAGCACCGCATGCTCGACCGCTTTCTGAACTTCAACTGGGGAGCCTTCGGCGGCCTGAGTTATGTCACCACCACCTGGCAGACCTGTTTTCCCAAGGAAAACCTGCAATGGGTGATCGGCGACTCGGTTCTGTTGCAGAACCTGCAGCAGCAGATGGAACAGCAAAACGCCAAAGGCCTGATGTTCCGCTTCTCGACCTATCTGACCTACTACGACAAGAACGGCATCTTCAACGACTACCCCCCCTTTATCACTCACCCGACAGGCAACGAAAGCCCGGCAAAAATACTGGCAGAAATGCAGGCCATGTATCAGAAAGGTCTGGATAACGTCGCCGATATCTTTTTCAACCCGGCCTACAGCCGCACGGCCGGCACACTGGGGTTATGGTTCGAGGATGAATTCCCGACCGCACCCGCAGGGCAGCGTCTGGTCCCGGCCTCGCCTATCAGCGTTTACAAGACCAAACCCGGCGATACCCCGCTACCGCCTGGCGTGGCTATCCAGCTTGGGGTG encodes:
- a CDS encoding alkaline phosphatase family protein, with the translated sequence MRSDLPPLLLINVVGLTPGLLGEATPQINALLKNAQMTSLQPVFPAVTSTVQASILTGQPPSKHGVVGNGWYFRDQAEVRFWLQPNDLIQGEKVWHALKREHPEFRSSQLFWWFNMYADVDAAITPRPHYPADGRKMFGLYSSPASLHEVIEQQIGEFPFPGFWGPAAGIASSRWIVDCAMAEFRINRPNLQLVYLPHLDYSLQRHGPDHPSIADEVRAIDHEVGRLLAFAEQQGAKVMLLSEYGIEAVQQSVSINRVLRSEGLLHVRQSLSWELLDPGASAAFAVTDHQIAHIYVKRAQDIPKVKALLQRQPGIEQVLDKTEQQAWQLDHPRSGELVAIAEAGFWFDYYYWFDDRKAPDFARTVDIHRKPGYDPLELFIDPAIRFPKLKVARRLLQKKLGFRYYMDLIPLDTRLIRGSHGRLPSDEQSGPLLITNCELQLPERLPATAVKQLLLEYFRGHQHRDQANAKEISCGEPFV